In one Balaenoptera musculus isolate JJ_BM4_2016_0621 chromosome 2, mBalMus1.pri.v3, whole genome shotgun sequence genomic region, the following are encoded:
- the LOC118890382 gene encoding 40S ribosomal protein S23-like: MGKCRGLRTARKLRSHRRDQKWHDKQYKKAHLGTALKANPFGGASHAKGIVLEKVGVEAKQPNSAIRKCVRVQLIKNGKKITAFVPNDGCLNFIEENDEVLVAGFGRKGHAVGDIPGVPFKVVKVANVSLLALYKGKKERPRS; the protein is encoded by the coding sequence ATGGGCAAGTGTCGCGGTCTTCGTACTGCCAGGAAGCTCCGTAGCCACCGACGAGACCAAAAGTGGCATGATAAACAGTACAAGAAAGCCCATTTGGGCACAGCCCTGAAGGCCAACCCTTTTGGAGGTGCTTCTCATGCCAAGGGAATTGTGCTTGAAAAAGTAGGGGTTGAAGCCAAACAGCCAAATTCTGCCATCAGGAAGTGTGTCAGGGTTCAACTAATCAAGAATGGCAAAAAAATCACCGCCTTTGTACCCAATGAtggttgtttgaattttattgagGAAAATGATGAAGTTCTGGTTGCTGGATTCGGTCGCAAAGGTCACGCTGTTGGTGACATTCCTGGAGTCCCCTTTAAGGTTGTCAAAGTAGCCAATGTCTCTCTTTTGGCCTTATACAAAGGCAAGAAGGAAAGACCAAGATCATAA